From Firmicutes bacterium HGW-Firmicutes-1, the proteins below share one genomic window:
- a CDS encoding methionyl-tRNA formyltransferase produces MKIIFMGTPDFSVPTLKTLIGSEHELIAVVTQQDKPKGRGNKLSHTPVKEVALEYNIPVFQPKKVREAEFIQLLTELQPDVIVVIAFGQILPKALLEIPKFGCINVHASLLPKYRGAGPIQWSVMNGEKETGLTTMFMDIGLDTGDMLLKEAIEIDKDETGGSLHDKLSILGGPLLIRTLKQLEEGSITRICQDHQAASYAPMLSKELGKINWNNSAIEIERLIRGLNPWPSAYTYYEDKMLKIWKAELVTVNDNTIKAGTIIDIVKNEGFIIKCNENALFIKELQLQGKNKMDAASFLRGVTLNVGYNFN; encoded by the coding sequence ATGAAAATTATTTTTATGGGAACTCCAGATTTTTCAGTACCCACACTTAAAACATTAATTGGCTCTGAGCATGAACTTATTGCTGTTGTAACACAACAAGATAAGCCTAAGGGAAGAGGCAATAAGCTGTCTCATACACCCGTAAAAGAGGTTGCACTAGAGTACAATATACCTGTTTTCCAACCAAAAAAGGTTAGGGAAGCTGAATTCATTCAACTTTTAACGGAATTACAACCAGATGTAATTGTTGTTATTGCTTTTGGACAAATACTACCAAAAGCATTATTAGAGATTCCTAAATTCGGTTGCATTAATGTGCATGCATCCTTACTGCCGAAATATAGAGGAGCAGGCCCAATACAATGGTCTGTTATGAATGGTGAAAAGGAAACTGGCCTAACGACAATGTTTATGGATATCGGGTTAGATACTGGTGATATGTTATTAAAAGAAGCAATTGAGATAGATAAGGATGAGACTGGAGGAAGCCTACATGACAAATTGAGTATATTAGGCGGACCTTTATTAATACGTACCTTGAAGCAGTTGGAAGAGGGTTCAATAACAAGAATCTGCCAAGATCATCAAGCTGCTAGTTATGCACCTATGTTATCAAAGGAATTAGGTAAAATAAATTGGAACAATAGTGCGATAGAAATTGAAAGATTAATTAGAGGATTAAACCCTTGGCCAAGTGCCTATACTTATTACGAGGATAAAATGCTTAAAATATGGAAAGCAGAGCTTGTAACTGTCAATGACAATACCATCAAAGCAGGTACAATCATTGATATTGTTAAAAATGAAGGTTTTATTATTAAATGTAACGAAAATGCTCTTTTTATAAAAGAACTTCAACTACAAGGTAAAAACAAAATGGATGCAGCTTCTTTTTTAAGAGGTGTTACATTAAATGTTGGTTATAATTTTAATTAA
- the def gene encoding peptide deformylase — protein sequence MAIRKIRTDDDPILRKISKPVHEITHNVKTLAGDMLDTMYEAEGVGLAAPQVGLLKRLVVIDTGEGPVVMINPEIVYQEGEQVNQEGCLSLPGKAGEVTRPAKVKAQALNLDGEIFTIEGEDLLARAICHEIDHLNGILFTDIAKNITEEE from the coding sequence ATGGCAATTAGAAAAATACGTACAGATGATGACCCAATTTTAAGGAAAATATCCAAACCAGTACATGAAATAACCCATAATGTAAAAACATTAGCTGGAGATATGCTTGATACGATGTATGAAGCGGAAGGTGTAGGGTTAGCAGCACCACAAGTTGGTTTATTAAAAAGGCTTGTTGTTATTGATACAGGGGAAGGCCCGGTTGTTATGATCAATCCTGAGATTGTATATCAAGAAGGAGAACAAGTTAATCAAGAAGGATGTTTAAGTCTTCCAGGAAAAGCTGGCGAAGTAACTAGACCAGCAAAAGTAAAAGCGCAAGCGCTGAATCTAGATGGAGAGATATTTACAATTGAAGGTGAAGATCTGCTAGCTAGAGCAATTTGTCATGAAATTGACCATTTAAATGGAATACTTTTTACTGATATAGCAAAAAACATTACAGAAGAAGAATAA